The following proteins are encoded in a genomic region of Nerophis lumbriciformis linkage group LG23, RoL_Nlum_v2.1, whole genome shotgun sequence:
- the LOC133622461 gene encoding splicing factor U2AF 35 kDa subunit-like isoform X1: MAEYLASIFGTEKDKVNCSFYFKIGACRHGDRCSRLHNKPTFSQTILIQNVYRNPQNSAQTADATRCAVSDVEMQEHYDEFFEEVFTEMEEKYGEVEEMNVCDNLGDHLVGSVYVKFRREEDAEKAVMDLNNRWFNAQPVHAELSPVTDFREACCRQYEMGECTRGGFCNFMHLKPISRELRRELYGRRGKRQRSRSRSRERRSRSKDRRRDRERRRSRHRERSGRF; encoded by the exons GGTCAATTGTTCCTTCTATTTCAAAATTGGAGCTTGCAGACATGGAGATCGCTGTTCAAGATTGCACAACAAACCAACCTTCAGCCAG aCGATATTGATTCAGAACGTCTACCGCAACCCTCAGAACAGTGCACAGACAGCCGACGCAACGCGCT GTGCCGTCAGTGATGTGGAAATGCAAGAGCACTACGACGAGTTCTTTGAG GAGGTCTTCACAGAGATGGAAGAGAAATATGGGGAGGTGGAGGAGATGAATGTGTGTGACAATTTGGGTGACCATCTTGTTGGCAGCGTCTACGTCAAG TTCCGCCGTGAAGAGGATGCAGAAAAAGCAGTCATGGACTTGAACAACCGCTGGTTTAATGCTCAGCCCGTCCACGCCGAGCTTTCCCCAGTCACGGACTTCAGGGAAGCTTGTTGCCGCCAGTACGAAATGGG AGAGTGCACAAGAGGGGGCTTCTGCAACTTCATGCACCTGAAACCAATATCGAGAGAACTTAGACGAGAATTATACGGACGCCGCGGAAAAAG GCAACGTTCTCGCTCACGTTCCCGGGAAAGACGCTCCCGTTCCAAGGACCGACGACGGGACCGTGAAAGACGACGGTCGAGACACAGAGAACGCTCGGGAAGGTTTTAA
- the LOC133622461 gene encoding splicing factor U2AF 35 kDa subunit-like isoform X2 — translation MNRTHTHTKLCYFTSTGAVSDVEMQEHYDEFFEEVFTEMEEKYGEVEEMNVCDNLGDHLVGSVYVKFRREEDAEKAVMDLNNRWFNAQPVHAELSPVTDFREACCRQYEMGECTRGGFCNFMHLKPISRELRRELYGRRGKRQRSRSRSRERRSRSKDRRRDRERRRSRHRERSGRF, via the exons ATgaacagaacacacacacacaccaaacttTGTTATTTCACATCAACAG GTGCCGTCAGTGATGTGGAAATGCAAGAGCACTACGACGAGTTCTTTGAG GAGGTCTTCACAGAGATGGAAGAGAAATATGGGGAGGTGGAGGAGATGAATGTGTGTGACAATTTGGGTGACCATCTTGTTGGCAGCGTCTACGTCAAG TTCCGCCGTGAAGAGGATGCAGAAAAAGCAGTCATGGACTTGAACAACCGCTGGTTTAATGCTCAGCCCGTCCACGCCGAGCTTTCCCCAGTCACGGACTTCAGGGAAGCTTGTTGCCGCCAGTACGAAATGGG AGAGTGCACAAGAGGGGGCTTCTGCAACTTCATGCACCTGAAACCAATATCGAGAGAACTTAGACGAGAATTATACGGACGCCGCGGAAAAAG GCAACGTTCTCGCTCACGTTCCCGGGAAAGACGCTCCCGTTCCAAGGACCGACGACGGGACCGTGAAAGACGACGGTCGAGACACAGAGAACGCTCGGGAAGGTTTTAA
- the LOC133622461 gene encoding splicing factor U2AF 35 kDa subunit-like isoform X3 has product MQEHYDEFFEEVFTEMEEKYGEVEEMNVCDNLGDHLVGSVYVKFRREEDAEKAVMDLNNRWFNAQPVHAELSPVTDFREACCRQYEMGECTRGGFCNFMHLKPISRELRRELYGRRGKRQRSRSRSRERRSRSKDRRRDRERRRSRHRERSGRF; this is encoded by the exons ATGCAAGAGCACTACGACGAGTTCTTTGAG GAGGTCTTCACAGAGATGGAAGAGAAATATGGGGAGGTGGAGGAGATGAATGTGTGTGACAATTTGGGTGACCATCTTGTTGGCAGCGTCTACGTCAAG TTCCGCCGTGAAGAGGATGCAGAAAAAGCAGTCATGGACTTGAACAACCGCTGGTTTAATGCTCAGCCCGTCCACGCCGAGCTTTCCCCAGTCACGGACTTCAGGGAAGCTTGTTGCCGCCAGTACGAAATGGG AGAGTGCACAAGAGGGGGCTTCTGCAACTTCATGCACCTGAAACCAATATCGAGAGAACTTAGACGAGAATTATACGGACGCCGCGGAAAAAG GCAACGTTCTCGCTCACGTTCCCGGGAAAGACGCTCCCGTTCCAAGGACCGACGACGGGACCGTGAAAGACGACGGTCGAGACACAGAGAACGCTCGGGAAGGTTTTAA